Proteins encoded together in one Procambarus clarkii isolate CNS0578487 chromosome 11, FALCON_Pclarkii_2.0, whole genome shotgun sequence window:
- the LOC138363521 gene encoding uncharacterized protein, with product MAIVDPVMQNRVIVKLVSQYRVIVDAVRPYRVIVDAVMPYRVIVDAVMPYRVIVDAVMPYRVNVDAVMPYRVNVDAVMPYRVIVDAVMPYRVIVDAVMPYRVIVDAVMPVIVDAVRPYRVIVDAVMLYRVIVDTVVPYRVIVDAVMLVIVDAVRPYRVIVDAVMLYRVIVDTIVPYRVIVDAIMLVIVDAVMPYRVIVDAVMPYICHH from the exons ATGGCTATTGTTGATCCTGTAATGCAGAACAGGGTAATTGTTAAACTTGTAAGTCAgtacagggtcattgttgatgctgtaaggccgtacagggtcattgttgatgctgtaatgccgtacagggtcattgttgatgctgtaatgccgtacagggtcattgttgatgctgtaatgccGTACAGGGTCAATGTTGATGCTGTAATGCCGTACAGGGTCAATGTTGATGCTGTTATGCCGTACAGAGTCATTGTTGATGCGGTAATGccgtacagggtcattgttgatgctgtaatgccatacagggtcattgttgatgctgtaatgcc ggtcattgttgatgctgtaaggccgtacagggtcattgttgatgctgtaatgctgtacagggtcattgttgatACTGTAGTGccgtacagggtcattgttgatgctgtaatgct ggtcattgttgatgctgtaaggccgtacagggtcattgttgatgctgtaatgctgtacagggtcattgttgatACTATAGTGccgtacagggtcattgttgatgctATAATGCT ggtcattgttgatgctgtaatgccgtacagggtcattgttgatgctgtaatgccGTACATCTGCCATCATTGA